In Peromyscus leucopus breed LL Stock chromosome 11, UCI_PerLeu_2.1, whole genome shotgun sequence, a genomic segment contains:
- the Hspb3 gene encoding heat shock protein beta-3 — translation MAKIILRHLIETPVRYQEEFEARGLEDCRLDHALYALPGPTIEDLRKARGTPQALAEDSASTETPPREGKSHFQILLDVVQFLPEDIIIQTFEGWLLIKAQHGTRMDEHGFISRSFTRQYKLPDGVETKDLSAILCHDGILVVEVKDPLGTK, via the coding sequence ATGGCAAAAATCATCTTGAGGCACCTCATAGAGACCCCAGTGCGTTATCAGGAGGAGTTTGAAGCTCGGGGCTTGGAAGACTGCAGACTGGATCATGCTTTATACGCACTGCCCGGGCCAACCATCGAGGACCTGAGGAAAGCCAGAGGCACGCCAcaggctcttgcagaggactcagcctCCACCGAGACGCCACCCAGAGAAGGCAAATCCCACTTCCAGATCCTGCTGGATGTGGTCCAGTTCCTGCCCGAGGACATCATCATCCAGACCTTCGAGGGCTGGCTGCTGATCAAAGCGCAGCATGGGACCAGAATGGACGAGCACGGCTTTATATCCCGGAGTTTCACCAGACAGTACAAACTGCCAGACGGCGTGGAAACCAAGGATTTGTCCGCCATCCTCTGTCACGATGGAATCTTGGTGGTGGAGGTAAAGGATCCACTAGGGACCAAGTAA